The proteins below are encoded in one region of Tepidisphaeraceae bacterium:
- a CDS encoding methanogen output domain 1-containing protein, with amino-acid sequence MPTTERKDLAVLDLPLERDVFLRTLIRELAGTLQDVVGVQEASGFVSVVGQRVGEYIDGQYKTALQVSNLSREQVADVLVDLKRRIQGDFFIVEESDEKIVFGNRTCPFADKVEGRPSLCMMTSNVFGSIAAGNLGYSKVELQQTIASGASECRVVVYLKQTPESEAADGREYVKG; translated from the coding sequence ATGCCGACGACAGAGAGGAAAGACCTCGCGGTGCTGGACCTACCGCTGGAACGGGACGTATTTCTTCGGACGCTGATCCGCGAGCTGGCCGGGACGTTGCAGGACGTGGTGGGCGTGCAGGAGGCATCCGGCTTCGTGAGCGTGGTCGGCCAGCGGGTCGGGGAGTACATCGACGGGCAGTACAAGACGGCCCTGCAGGTATCGAACCTCAGCCGCGAACAGGTCGCCGACGTGCTGGTGGACCTGAAGCGGCGCATCCAGGGCGACTTCTTCATCGTCGAGGAGAGCGACGAGAAGATCGTCTTCGGCAACCGCACCTGCCCCTTCGCCGACAAGGTCGAGGGCCGGCCCTCGCTATGCATGATGACGTCGAACGTCTTCGGCAGCATCGCGGCCGGGAACCTCGGCTATTCCAAGGTCGAGCTGCAGCAGACGATCGCCAGTGGCGCGAGCGAGTGCCGCGTGGTCGTGTACCTGAAGCAGACGCCGGAGAGCGAAGCGGCGGACGGCCGCGAATACGTGAAGGGCTGA